Genomic DNA from Candidatus Komeilibacteria bacterium CG_4_10_14_0_2_um_filter_37_10:
AATGATTTTATCTCCTGACTGAATGCCAGCTTTTTCCGCCGGTGTACCCGGCAAAGGAGCTATAATGGTTAAATGATTATCTTTGATACCTATTTCTGCACCAATGCCTTGAAATTGTCCACTTAACTCTTCAGTGAATTCCAGGGCTACCTTAGGATCAAAAAACACTGTGTACGGATCGCGCAAAGCTGCTACTGATCCAGCTAAAGCTCCATAAAATAATTCTACTTCATTTAATTTATCCTGATGTAAATATTTACTTTTCAACAAATTCCAAGTTTGCCAGAGAAGATTAAAATCTATATTTTTGGTTAAATATGCCGGTCGTGAATCAATATTTACTACCTGACCGTAATCATTGGTTGTGTTAACGGTAGTATTTCCCAGTTGTCCGGTGTAAACACCAATAAAAAAGATTACTGGTACAATAATAATAACTAATAAGAATTTCTTTAAAGAAAAAGTTCTTTTGCTATATAATTCTGCTATTTGTTGTTTGTTTTGTTCTGTTAACATTAGTCAATTTTATTAATTTTTAATCCTAATTTTTGTAAACGCGGTACAAGATTTTGATATCCTCGTTCTATTTGATAAATATTATCTATTTCTGATGTACCCACAGCTATAGAAGCCGCGATTAACATGGCTATCCCTGCTCTTAAATCAGGACTTTCAACTTTTTTTCCTTGTAATTTAGTTGGACCCTGAATAATAATTCGATGCGGATCGCATAATATTATATTGGCGCCCATTCTATTAAGCATATCTGTATAATACAACCTACTTTCATAAATAGTCTCGTGCACCATACTCAAACCTTGGCTCTGAGTTAATAAGACAGTCATTGGGGCCTGTAAATCAGTGGGGAAGCCAGGATATTCGTGAGTAATAATGTTTATAGCTTGCAGTGGTTTTGGGCTACCATAAACAATAATATCATTTTTTTTAATTGTCATCTTAACACCAATTTTTTGCCACAGAGAAATAGGAATGGTTAACAAATTGGGCTGACAGTTTTTTAAGGTTATTTGTCCTTTATTTAAAGCAGCGAGAATAATAAAACTGCCCATTTCTAAACGATCTGGTATGACTTGATATCTAACACCTTGCAATTCATTAACACCCCCAATAGTTATTTCTGGTGTACCTGAGCCAATAATTTTAGCACCCATTTTGACCAACATATCACATAAAGCGACAACTTCTGGTTCACAGGCGGCATTAATAATCTTGGTCTCACCACGAGCCAATACCGCCGCCATAATCATGCTCTCGGTGCCAGTATGACTGACTTGGGGAAAGATAATTTGCGCTCCCACCATTTTCTTTGCTTGTAGTGAGTAATGATCGTGATGGAATTTGATTCGGACACCAAAATTGGCAAAACCATCAATGAACAAATTTATTGGGCGTTTACCAATTACACAACCACCGGGATGAGGTAAAATAGCTTTTTGTAAACGAGCTAACAGTGGGGCGATAAAAAGTATGGAAGTTCGCAAGCGACGAGCTAGCAAATCATCTATTTCCCAATTTTTTATCTGAGCATTATTTATCTCGTAAGAATTAGTACCTAACTTTTTAATCTTCGATCCTAGCTTGGTCATGATGGCCAACATAATTTTAACATCCTCAATGTCTGGAACATTATCAATAATACAGATTTGCTTGGTCAGCATTGTTGCTGGTAATATCTTTAAGGCATGATTCTTAGCGCCGGCTATTTCTACTTCACCCGACAGCTTATTATTTCCTTGGATTACATATTTAGACATACTGTATTTTAAACACAAATTATGGTAGTATTATATAATAATTTCCCGGTATTTTCAATTTTATGAAAATGTGGCACAAAAGAGTGACTTGGATTGGTGTAGTTATAATTTTTTTTATTCTGACACCTATTTTGATACTTTATGGACAAGGTTATAATTTTAATTTAGCCAAGCAAAGAATTGAACAAACAGGTATTATTTATTTAAAAACTTACCCGCGTTCCACGCAAATTTACTTGAATAATAAGTTAATTGCCAATTCTACCCCCTATCATATAAAAAGATTACCTGTTGGTGATTATGAAATCACTATCAAAAAAGATGGCTATCATTCTTGGCAAAAAAAAATAACAGTTGTTGCCGGGATGACTACTTTTATTGAAGACATAGTTCTTTATACCGATAATGCGCCACGGGAATTTAGTAATTTTCAGTTACAATCTTATTTTGTCAGTAGCGCCAATAATTTATTAATGTTAACGATCAAGGATAATAGTTATCAACTATTATATTTTGATTTAAATTTTAATCAACTAAAAAAGATTAAAAGTT
This window encodes:
- the murA gene encoding UDP-N-acetylglucosamine 1-carboxyvinyltransferase yields the protein MSKYVIQGNNKLSGEVEIAGAKNHALKILPATMLTKQICIIDNVPDIEDVKIMLAIMTKLGSKIKKLGTNSYEINNAQIKNWEIDDLLARRLRTSILFIAPLLARLQKAILPHPGGCVIGKRPINLFIDGFANFGVRIKFHHDHYSLQAKKMVGAQIIFPQVSHTGTESMIMAAVLARGETKIINAACEPEVVALCDMLVKMGAKIIGSGTPEITIGGVNELQGVRYQVIPDRLEMGSFIILAALNKGQITLKNCQPNLLTIPISLWQKIGVKMTIKKNDIIVYGSPKPLQAINIITHEYPGFPTDLQAPMTVLLTQSQGLSMVHETIYESRLYYTDMLNRMGANIILCDPHRIIIQGPTKLQGKKVESPDLRAGIAMLIAASIAVGTSEIDNIYQIERGYQNLVPRLQKLGLKINKID